A region of Clostridium acetobutylicum ATCC 824 DNA encodes the following proteins:
- a CDS encoding lysophospholipid acyltransferase family protein encodes MRWIFLYIYFVFYMIRTTFFKIKLSYIRRNAPEQEYEAAVHKVIFNWAKTMLRVIGVKVNVKGMENIPKDTCVFISNHQSNVDFLAIMGTIDKQIGFIAKKEILKIKIVSSWMKMMHCVFIDRNDIRKSLMAINEGVDNLKKGYSMAIFPEGTRSKSSNMGEFKKGSLKLATKANAVVVPIAIDGGYRLFEDVKGKLRPGVVNMSILEPLNIADLDKEQKMNLSDILHKKISEELKLIKQD; translated from the coding sequence ATGCGATGGATTTTTTTATACATATATTTTGTTTTTTATATGATTAGAACTACGTTTTTCAAGATAAAACTTAGTTATATAAGAAGAAATGCCCCAGAACAAGAGTATGAAGCAGCAGTTCATAAAGTGATTTTTAATTGGGCAAAAACAATGCTTAGGGTTATTGGTGTTAAAGTGAATGTAAAGGGCATGGAAAATATACCAAAGGATACATGTGTATTTATTTCTAATCATCAGAGTAATGTAGATTTTTTGGCTATAATGGGCACAATCGATAAACAAATAGGATTTATAGCTAAAAAAGAAATTTTGAAAATAAAAATTGTAAGTAGCTGGATGAAAATGATGCATTGCGTGTTTATTGATAGAAATGATATACGTAAATCGCTTATGGCTATAAATGAAGGAGTAGATAATTTAAAGAAGGGATATTCTATGGCAATATTTCCTGAAGGAACAAGAAGTAAAAGTAGTAATATGGGAGAATTTAAAAAAGGTAGTTTAAAGCTTGCAACAAAAGCTAATGCAGTAGTTGTTCCTATCGCAATCGATGGTGGATATAGACTTTTTGAAGATGTTAAGGGAAAGTTAAGACCAGGAGTGGTTAATATGTCTATATTAGAACCGTTAAATATTGCAGATTTGGATAAAGAGCAGAAGATGAACTTATCTGATATTCTTCACAAAAAAATAAGTGAAGAGTTGAAGTTAATAAAGCAGGATTAA